In one window of Deltaproteobacteria bacterium DNA:
- the recO gene encoding DNA repair protein RecO gives MEPVKTRAVPIRITPYAETDLIVSLFTESAGKVAVMARAAKKSRRRFGGSLELLGLADVVYARSARGGSLPVLSESVQLEAFEGIRRDVLRFALASLWAEILDKWLPEGECAEAVFTLFTGSLGALSQKPAEELAIVHAGFLARFLALAGMRPRLDACVKCGVRLPENATRTGFDLHAGGIVCRACGGASREVRAEALRFLDFASKTEPCSENAGCPEPALSQAVEIMETFVSHHLCEKLNSLAFLRKLR, from the coding sequence TTGGAACCCGTAAAAACCAGGGCCGTGCCCATAAGGATCACCCCCTACGCGGAAACGGACCTGATCGTAAGCCTTTTCACCGAGAGCGCGGGCAAGGTGGCGGTTATGGCCAGGGCCGCCAAAAAGAGCCGCCGCCGCTTCGGGGGAAGCCTCGAGCTTCTGGGCCTCGCCGATGTGGTTTACGCGCGGTCCGCGCGGGGCGGGAGCCTTCCCGTGCTGTCGGAATCGGTCCAGCTTGAGGCCTTCGAGGGCATCCGAAGGGACGTTTTGCGTTTCGCCCTGGCAAGCCTGTGGGCGGAGATCCTCGACAAGTGGCTGCCCGAAGGGGAATGCGCGGAGGCAGTCTTCACCCTATTCACAGGGTCCCTTGGGGCCTTGTCGCAAAAACCGGCGGAGGAGCTTGCGATAGTCCACGCGGGCTTTCTGGCGCGCTTCCTGGCCCTGGCCGGAATGAGGCCCAGGCTCGACGCCTGCGTGAAATGCGGGGTGCGGCTCCCGGAAAACGCCACCCGCACGGGCTTTGACCTCCATGCCGGAGGCATCGTGTGCCGGGCCTGCGGGGGAGCTTCAAGGGAGGTTCGGGCCGAGGCCCTGCGGTTTCTGGATTTCGCGTCCAAAACGGAGCCCTGCAGCGAAAATGCGGGCTGCCCGGAACCCGCCCTTTCCCAGGCGGTGGAAATAATGGAAACCTTCGTAAGCCATCACCT
- a CDS encoding dihydrodipicolinate reductase has translation MDRIKILISGIPGKVGVNLAGHFLADGRFTLLPVALTGPGVPEEPVSVSGASIAIVGPERHREALSRLKGQEGGFIVIDYSHPSAVNANAALYCGLGINFVMGTTGGDRAELSRTVEKSASCAVIAPNMAKPIVGFTAMMEYMAENFPGIFSGWDLSIKESHQAGKADTSGTAKAMVGFFNKMGLDFSADRIFSERDLERQRRDWGIPEEHLTGHGWHTYDLTSPDKTVKLSFTHNISGRDVYYPGTADAAIFLSRRVAEGNRGKVYSMLDVLRQA, from the coding sequence ATGGATCGGATAAAAATACTTATCAGCGGAATTCCGGGCAAGGTGGGCGTAAACCTTGCCGGGCATTTTCTGGCCGACGGGCGCTTCACGCTCCTTCCCGTGGCTCTCACCGGGCCGGGGGTGCCTGAGGAGCCCGTAAGCGTCTCCGGGGCGTCCATCGCCATCGTGGGGCCGGAAAGGCACCGGGAAGCGCTGTCCCGCCTGAAGGGCCAGGAGGGCGGGTTCATCGTCATCGACTATTCCCACCCGTCCGCCGTGAACGCCAACGCCGCCCTCTACTGCGGTCTCGGAATAAATTTCGTCATGGGCACCACCGGCGGGGACCGGGCTGAACTCAGCCGGACCGTGGAAAAATCCGCGTCCTGCGCGGTCATCGCCCCAAACATGGCCAAGCCCATAGTGGGCTTCACCGCCATGATGGAGTACATGGCGGAAAATTTTCCGGGGATTTTTTCGGGATGGGACCTGTCTATAAAAGAGAGCCATCAGGCGGGAAAGGCCGACACCTCCGGCACGGCAAAGGCCATGGTGGGCTTTTTCAACAAGATGGGCCTCGATTTTTCCGCCGACCGAATTTTTTCCGAGCGCGACCTGGAGCGTCAGCGCAGGGACTGGGGCATCCCGGAGGAGCATCTTACGGGCCACGGCTGGCATACCTATGACCTTACCTCGCCCGACAAGACCGTGAAGCTTTCCTTCACCCACAACATTTCGGGCCGGGACGTGTATTATCCGGGCACCGCCGATGCGGCGATTTTTCTTTCAAGGCGCGTGGCGGAGGGAAACCGGGGAAAGGTTTACTCAATGCTGGACGTCCTGAGGCAGGCTTAA
- a CDS encoding SurA N-terminal domain-containing protein codes for MRQNAAKFFLPKASALFFLLAIAGFTASAVLPATARARLVDRAVAVVNNDIVKLSELDLAIAPYVREIRSQHLDYEEEQALIFKIREEAINGLIERKLVDQESLRLGIKVDEKDLDAYIEQLKQENSMTAEDLLAALKAQGMTMEGFRKAQRESLLRARLMEREVASRIVVTEDEIKKFYEEHRDRFEGKSTYHIWSLSADPAGGEEGAARLLEARTALAQAVSITDVGKRFGQGLPKVEVSDLGFWLLSDLAPFYQEKVAVMKEGDISAPLQTPTGQAVIFLDSVTKSSGKSLAEATPEIRRAIHNKAVNERYTTWVASLKKKAHIKVIR; via the coding sequence ATGCGCCAAAACGCCGCAAAATTCTTCCTTCCCAAAGCATCCGCACTTTTTTTCCTTCTGGCAATAGCCGGGTTCACGGCATCCGCCGTTCTTCCGGCCACTGCCCGGGCGCGGCTGGTGGATCGCGCGGTGGCGGTGGTCAACAACGACATAGTGAAACTTTCCGAGCTGGACCTGGCAATAGCGCCCTATGTCCGTGAAATCAGGTCCCAGCACCTGGATTACGAGGAGGAGCAGGCGCTCATCTTCAAAATCAGGGAAGAGGCCATAAACGGCCTCATAGAAAGAAAGCTCGTTGACCAGGAAAGCCTTCGCCTTGGAATAAAGGTGGACGAAAAGGACCTGGATGCCTACATAGAGCAATTGAAGCAGGAAAACTCCATGACCGCAGAAGACCTTCTTGCGGCCCTCAAGGCCCAGGGCATGACCATGGAGGGCTTCCGCAAGGCCCAGAGGGAGAGCCTTCTGCGGGCGAGGCTCATGGAAAGGGAGGTTGCCTCGCGCATAGTGGTGACCGAGGACGAAATCAAAAAATTCTACGAGGAACACAGGGACAGGTTCGAGGGAAAGTCCACCTACCATATCTGGAGCCTTTCCGCCGACCCGGCGGGCGGGGAGGAAGGCGCTGCAAGGCTCCTCGAAGCCCGCACGGCGCTTGCCCAGGCGGTTTCCATAACCGACGTGGGCAAAAGGTTCGGCCAAGGCCTTCCCAAGGTGGAAGTGAGCGACCTGGGTTTCTGGTTGCTTTCCGACCTGGCCCCCTTTTACCAGGAAAAAGTGGCCGTCATGAAAGAGGGCGACATTTCCGCTCCTCTTCAAACTCCCACCGGCCAGGCGGTGATTTTCCTGGACAGCGTAACGAAAAGCTCCGGCAAAAGCCTTGCCGAGGCCACCCCGGAAATCCGGCGGGCCATTCACAACAAGGCCGTAAACGAGCGCTACACGACTTGGGTTGCGTCTCTCAAAAAGAAGGCGCACATAAAGGTCATACGGTAA
- a CDS encoding DUF4115 domain-containing protein, producing MKETGWEPNEPRVSFGSHLKAKREEKGLTLSDVSRKTRITQATLLLLEKEDWDSLPPPAFVKGFVKAYAEAIGADTEKILALYGKALLKALPPARKGFHAASATTWLIQLGVLAAFTLLVTVLVIMICLPGDEAERNPGAQKSMPPVRAAARTETQSGRLLHLRITAVSETWVRAMADGVEIRRFSLKPGQTISLTAKREFNLLVGSPQAVRLSLDGKPVTVAARAGQAVNVKLP from the coding sequence GTGAAGGAAACAGGTTGGGAGCCAAACGAGCCTCGCGTTTCCTTCGGAAGCCATCTCAAGGCGAAAAGGGAGGAAAAGGGCCTCACTCTTTCCGACGTGAGCCGAAAGACCCGGATCACCCAGGCCACCCTTCTTCTTCTGGAAAAGGAGGACTGGGATAGCCTTCCGCCCCCGGCCTTTGTAAAGGGCTTCGTGAAAGCCTACGCCGAAGCGATCGGGGCCGACACCGAAAAAATCCTGGCCCTGTACGGGAAGGCCCTTTTGAAGGCCCTTCCACCGGCCCGGAAGGGCTTCCACGCGGCAAGCGCTACGACTTGGCTGATCCAGCTTGGGGTTCTTGCGGCCTTCACGCTTCTTGTCACGGTGCTGGTCATCATGATCTGCCTTCCGGGCGACGAGGCGGAGCGGAATCCCGGAGCGCAAAAGTCCATGCCCCCGGTCCGTGCGGCGGCGAGGACCGAAACGCAGTCCGGGCGGCTCCTTCACCTTAGGATCACCGCCGTTTCGGAAACCTGGGTGAGGGCCATGGCCGACGGAGTCGAAATCAGGCGCTTTTCGCTCAAGCCCGGCCAGACCATCAGCCTGACCGCCAAGCGCGAATTCAACCTTCTGGTGGGGAGCCCACAGGCTGTCCGTCTGAGCCTGGACGGCAAACCCGTCACGGTGGCGGCAAGGGCGGGGCAGGCGGTGAACGTGAAGCTCCCCTGA
- the mfd gene encoding transcription-repair coupling factor, which produces MEEPEKYAPPGLSDLAAALGSRRGGLWATGVGEGAAAMLLARLYRDLRRPMLVLCPTKRHISRLLSDLEFFLPPSDGVSPDLAEFPPYHQMAFRGVVYGPETACARVSLLFRLMSGKNPPAVIAVTPEAALSRLVPKEEISSYAELLAAGEDTDRDAFLEKLAWGGYTASLIVESPGEFSVRGGIVDVFPPGYTDPLRLEFFGDTVDSIRLFSSSTQRTIKKLDEAVILPAGEAVIAPENLPRVVNRVREEALTRGLSISQVRELIQKIKDEGRFPGIEAFLPLLYHRTTTVFDYLPPNMLCVAVEPAEFSDRAAQVLGKAEAYYETSIAEKRMCLSPSAAWLTASELEKNIKDFVALNVSAMPLNEPETEGGVKRVFSFSVADNQGLKHELSLSREHERPLAPLADRIAALVKAGAVTVLTVPGKEQAKRLESILLPYHVATARNWTPFGDLSGENPVRIALGRLSSGFQWVSEKLAFITDAEIFGSRRRTEKSVAERPRTELLDLGSLNQGDYVVHVDHGIARYEGLCTMKVNEVSADFLILSYKDNDRLYLPVDRSNLVQKFRGVSEAGPPLDKLGGGSWEKVKHKVKKDVEKIARDLLDLYAARKVRQGYAFSAPDEYFAEFEAGFAYEETPDQARTIDEVLADMEKGQPMDRLVCGDVGYGKTEVALRASFKAIADGKQVAFLAPTTILAEQHYRTFLARYRGYPVKVACLNRFRSAKEQKEIIAGISEGRVDIAIGTHRLISKDVEFRDLGLLMIDEEQRFGVSHKEKLKKFRATVDVLALTATPIPRTLNMSLSGIRDISVINTPPEQRRPITTYVTPFEDALVADAIRKELARQGQVFFVHNRVASIHAMARRLHDLVPEARFAVAHGQLPEDDLAKIMMRFIERQADVLVCTSIIESGLDIPAANTIIINKADHFGLAQMYQLRGRVGRGEDAAFAYLLIPPDTEMTRDAQRRLKVLMEHRDLGAGFAIAMSDLQIRGGGTVLGASQSGHVAAVGYEMYLRLMEEAVSRLKGEKVEEVLEPEISVDFDAFLPIDMVPDADQRLLCYRRLARMNEVSQVGSFMKELSDRFGRLPAPASQLLYKIMLKIMCRDAGVRRLDLAGIYLNLLFSPDHMARPQGILEMASQSKGTVKITPDGGIRVAIAGDDVRSRVSSAKNVLKELARRVNCKDSNGL; this is translated from the coding sequence ATGGAGGAACCCGAAAAATACGCGCCGCCGGGTCTTTCGGACCTGGCGGCGGCCCTTGGAAGCAGAAGGGGCGGCCTGTGGGCCACGGGGGTGGGAGAGGGGGCTGCGGCAATGCTCCTGGCCCGCCTTTACCGGGACCTCCGCCGTCCCATGCTTGTACTTTGTCCCACAAAGCGCCATATTTCACGGCTTTTATCGGACCTGGAATTTTTCCTGCCGCCTTCAGACGGGGTATCCCCTGACCTCGCCGAGTTTCCCCCCTATCACCAGATGGCCTTTCGGGGCGTGGTCTACGGGCCTGAGACGGCCTGCGCCAGGGTGTCGCTCCTTTTTCGCCTGATGAGCGGAAAAAACCCGCCCGCAGTGATCGCTGTAACGCCGGAGGCCGCCCTTTCCAGGCTCGTTCCCAAGGAGGAGATTTCCTCCTACGCCGAGCTTCTCGCCGCTGGCGAGGACACCGACCGGGACGCCTTCCTGGAAAAGCTGGCCTGGGGCGGCTACACCGCCTCCCTTATTGTGGAGTCCCCGGGCGAGTTTTCGGTGAGGGGCGGGATAGTCGATGTTTTTCCGCCCGGCTACACCGACCCGCTGCGCCTGGAGTTTTTCGGCGACACGGTGGACTCCATAAGGCTTTTTTCATCCTCCACCCAGCGCACCATAAAAAAGCTGGACGAGGCCGTGATCCTGCCCGCCGGTGAGGCGGTGATCGCGCCCGAAAACCTCCCAAGGGTGGTGAACAGGGTTCGGGAGGAGGCCCTCACCAGGGGGCTTTCCATAAGCCAGGTGCGCGAGCTCATCCAGAAGATAAAAGACGAGGGCCGGTTTCCTGGAATCGAGGCCTTCCTGCCCCTCCTGTACCATCGCACCACCACGGTTTTCGACTACCTGCCCCCGAACATGCTGTGCGTGGCAGTGGAGCCCGCCGAATTTTCCGACCGGGCGGCCCAGGTCCTGGGAAAGGCCGAGGCCTATTACGAGACCAGCATCGCGGAAAAAAGGATGTGCCTGTCCCCTTCCGCAGCCTGGCTCACCGCCTCCGAGCTGGAGAAAAACATCAAGGATTTCGTTGCCCTGAACGTGAGCGCAATGCCCTTGAACGAGCCCGAAACCGAGGGCGGGGTCAAAAGGGTGTTTTCGTTTTCAGTGGCCGACAACCAGGGCCTGAAACACGAGCTGTCCTTGAGCCGGGAACACGAAAGGCCCCTTGCCCCTCTTGCTGACAGGATCGCGGCCCTCGTAAAGGCGGGCGCGGTGACGGTGCTGACCGTTCCGGGCAAGGAGCAGGCCAAGCGCCTGGAAAGCATCCTCCTGCCCTATCACGTGGCCACGGCCCGCAACTGGACGCCCTTTGGCGATCTTTCCGGCGAAAACCCGGTGAGAATAGCCCTGGGCAGGCTTTCGTCGGGCTTTCAGTGGGTGTCGGAAAAGCTCGCCTTCATAACGGACGCTGAAATCTTCGGCTCCCGCCGCCGCACGGAAAAGTCGGTGGCCGAGCGCCCCCGGACCGAGCTTCTGGACCTGGGAAGCCTGAACCAGGGCGATTACGTGGTGCACGTCGATCACGGAATCGCCCGGTACGAGGGCCTTTGCACCATGAAGGTGAACGAGGTTTCCGCCGATTTCCTGATTCTCTCCTATAAGGACAACGACCGGCTCTATCTGCCGGTAGACCGCTCGAACCTGGTCCAGAAATTCCGGGGGGTTTCCGAGGCTGGCCCACCCCTGGACAAGCTGGGGGGCGGAAGCTGGGAGAAGGTCAAGCACAAGGTCAAGAAGGACGTCGAAAAAATCGCCAGGGACCTCCTGGACCTCTACGCGGCCCGCAAGGTTCGCCAGGGCTACGCCTTTTCCGCGCCGGACGAGTATTTCGCCGAGTTCGAGGCAGGCTTTGCCTACGAGGAGACCCCGGACCAGGCCCGCACCATAGACGAGGTGCTGGCGGACATGGAAAAGGGCCAGCCCATGGACCGGCTGGTGTGCGGGGACGTAGGCTACGGCAAGACCGAGGTGGCGCTCCGGGCCTCCTTCAAGGCCATAGCGGACGGAAAGCAGGTGGCCTTCCTGGCCCCCACCACCATCCTTGCGGAGCAGCACTACCGCACCTTCCTGGCCCGGTACCGGGGCTACCCGGTGAAGGTGGCCTGCCTCAACCGCTTTCGGAGCGCCAAGGAGCAGAAGGAGATAATCGCCGGAATCTCGGAGGGCAGGGTCGACATCGCCATAGGAACCCACAGGCTCATTTCAAAGGACGTTGAATTCAGGGACTTGGGGCTTCTCATGATCGACGAGGAGCAGCGCTTCGGCGTAAGCCACAAGGAAAAGCTCAAAAAATTCCGCGCAACAGTGGACGTATTGGCCTTAACCGCCACGCCCATTCCGCGCACGCTGAACATGTCGCTTTCCGGCATACGCGACATCTCGGTCATCAACACGCCGCCCGAACAGCGCCGCCCCATCACCACCTACGTCACCCCCTTCGAGGACGCCCTGGTGGCCGACGCCATAAGAAAGGAGCTGGCCCGGCAGGGACAGGTGTTTTTCGTGCACAACAGGGTGGCCAGCATCCACGCCATGGCCCGCCGCCTTCACGACCTGGTCCCCGAAGCCCGGTTCGCCGTGGCCCACGGGCAACTTCCCGAAGACGACCTGGCAAAGATCATGATGCGCTTCATAGAGCGCCAGGCGGACGTACTGGTATGCACCTCAATCATTGAATCGGGCCTCGACATCCCTGCGGCCAACACCATCATCATCAACAAGGCCGACCACTTCGGCCTGGCCCAGATGTACCAGCTTCGGGGCCGGGTGGGCCGGGGCGAGGATGCGGCCTTCGCCTACCTCCTCATCCCCCCGGACACCGAGATGACCCGGGACGCCCAGCGCAGGTTGAAGGTCCTGATGGAGCATCGGGACCTTGGGGCGGGCTTCGCCATAGCCATGAGCGACCTTCAGATACGCGGCGGCGGCACGGTGCTGGGGGCCAGCCAGAGCGGCCACGTTGCGGCGGTGGGCTACGAGATGTACCTAAGGCTCATGGAGGAGGCCGTGTCGCGCCTCAAGGGCGAAAAGGTGGAGGAGGTGCTGGAGCCCGAAATAAGCGTGGATTTCGACGCCTTCCTTCCCATCGACATGGTTCCTGACGCGGACCAGAGGCTTTTATGCTACAGGCGGCTGGCCCGCATGAACGAAGTGAGCCAGGTGGGAAGCTTCATGAAGGAGCTCTCCGACCGCTTCGGAAGGCTTCCGGCCCCGGCCTCCCAGCTTCTTTACAAGATAATGCTCAAAATCATGTGCCGGGACGCGGGGGTCAGGCGTCTGGACCTTGCCGGAATTTACTTGAACCTCCTCTTTTCCCCCGACCACATGGCCCGTCCCCAGGGGATACTGGAAATGGCCTCGCAGTCGAAGGGGACCGTCAAAATCACCCCGGATGGAGGCATCCGGGTGGCCATAGCGGGCGATGACGTCAGGAGCCGGGTGAGTTCGGCCAAAAACGTATTGAAAGAATTGGCCCGCCGTGTTAACTGTAAAGATTCAAATGGGTTGTAA